The Chthoniobacterales bacterium nucleotide sequence GAAACCGGCGGCGTCAGCAGCGTGGAGACGACCTGATGCTGCTCCGCCGTCATAGGCCGGGCGGAGGAAACAATCGGGCGTTCCTTTTCGGGGAAAATCGCGGCGCGCAGCTGAGGTTCCAGGTCGGCTTCGCAATCGGCAAGCTGACGTTGCAAATGGTCGTTGGAAAACTCGACGGTCACGAATTGATGATGATCGCGCGCCTGGCGCGAAGCCCGGAGCGGTTCGTCGGCGACCGCATAATAACCGGCACTGCTGGAAACGTAATCGGCCTCACGGCCCACGGCGCCACGTCCGGCGACGTTGAGACAAAACTCGAGGCTGCGCGGACGGAAGCTCTGGCCCCAATCGAGCGAGCGCTCGGTCCGGAAATCGTGCCACTGGAGGCTTACCCCCAGCCGGTCGAAATCGCCCCAGAGCTGGCGCCATCCCTGGGGGACGTCGCGCCACGCGATAGCTTCGTCGTTGCAAACCATGTGGGCCGACTTTACGGGCGCGGGGGGCGCGAATGCAAGTCGGGTTTGGCCTCCGGGAGCACAATGCGGTAATCGTTGCGGCTCCGATCAGGCATGAAATCGCCTTATTGATAACGTGACAAAACAATCCTGGCCGGGAACGAATATCAAGAACTTGACACCGGACGTAGTCCGATCAGTCTAAACGAAAGGAATTCCCCTTGGCTGCGGATAAGACGATCGTTAGCGCGAAGATTCATCCCGGAATCGGTGTGGCGCGGGTGGGAAACAGCAAATCAGAATTTTTCGTGGGCCCGGAAGTTCCCCATCCGACCCCGGCTCCGCTCGACTATTACAAAGACGCCACAGGTGCGCTGAAACGTCAGGCCGCGAAATTTCGCATTTATGGCTACAATGCTGCCGGCGAAGTGATCGGCGAATTAAACGCTTCCAACGCCGAGATCGTGTGGACAGTTCACGTCGCCAACAAGAAGGCGGCCTGGTTCAACTTCGAAACGGCGATGGATATCCCCGAGGCTACGGCTTGTGTCCTGCGAAATGCCGGCGTGGTCGGAGAAAAGCGGAGCCAGTTAATCATCGATCCGGGCCCGCGATCAATTAAAGGAGAAAAGGGCGCCCCGGCGCAGAAGTTCGACACCGGCGAATTTTTTGGGACGAAGGTTTACCTAGGCGAGTTGACCACCGATGAGCTAGGAAATCTGATTTTCCTCGGCGGGAGGGGCGAGTCCAACAGTCCGTTCCCAAATAATCCGCCTTATACGTTCGCCAATAATGACGGCTGGCATGACGACACCTCCGATGGGCCGGTTTCCGCGGAGGTTCGCGTCAAGGGCAAGTCAATCCCGGTGGATCCCGCCTGGGTCGTGACCGCGCCCCCTAATTACGCGCCGGAAATTGTCTCAGTCCAAACGATGTACGACTTGCTCTACGACACCTACCAGAAGGTTTGGATCAAGCCGGTCACCAAGCCCTCGTTCACCGAGCACATCTTTCCGATCTTGCAGCAGTTCTGTGATGCCCAATGGGTGAATTATGGCTTTCACGTTCAATTCGGCTGGCGATCACCCTACGATTTTCTGCAACCGGATTACTTCGACAAGCTCCATCGAGTGGTGTCGAACGATGGGCTGCCTGATTTGTTTCATGAAGTGCGGTTGCAATTGTTTAACATCTTCCGCGACCCGGCGTCTTCCGCTTTGAACGTTCTGGCCTGGCCCCAAATGTACGGGGATGCAGTGACAATTCCCGCCACTGGGCCGCGGTCTTTGCTGGCCCTGACCACGACCCAGTACCAATTCCTCCGACTCTGGGCCAGTGGCCAATTTGAGGATGATTGGCCCGCCGGTGGACCAAAATATCCCGGGAAGCTGGCTGAGGTCGAGCTGAGGGACCGGCCGGCGACGCTGGATAAAGCGGCTTTGTGGTTTTGTTTGGGAGGCCCGTTCCATCCTGGATGCGAAATGACTTGGCCGATGAGACGGAGGACAATGTACTACGCGCCGTTTCGAGTTCGGCCCCGGGCCCCAAATCAATCCGAACCAGATTATGGCACGACCTTGACGCCGGAGGTGGCCACGGGAGAGTTTGGCCCACTCTACGCGAACGGCCCGGGGGATCTCACGCGCTGGATGGCGGTGCCGTGGCAGACGGACACGGCAAGCTGCCGGGCCGGATACGAGTCTGGCTACGATCCGTTTATCCCGACATTCTGGCCCGCACGCGTTCCCAATCATGTCCTGACGGAGGAGGCTTACCAGCAGGTGATGAATAAGAAGCTGCCGCTGGAAAAACGTGTGCTGGCTTTCAACACGCGCGCGGTCTGGTACCGATTTCTGCTGGGAGGGACGCTGGCTCAGATCAAACAGATGATTTCCGATTTCGGAAAGCTCGGGGTGGTGGAGCGGCGGGCGGGGCCGAAGGACAAGCTCCCAGTTTTTCCACCCGACCTCTACGTCGAGTCTCAGACGGGATTTGCCCAAACAGTTTCGGCCGCCAGGAATCTGCGCGTGGGCCCGGCCGAGAAGGTCACCCGCCAGCAGAACCGACGAGCGCTTGCCGAGCGGGCTGAGGGAGCGATGCCCAGGGGGATCGAGGATTTTGCGAACCTCGCAAATCGCGCGAAATGGAAGACACCGGCGGACAGCCTCTGACTTCGCGAACGAGACGGCGCAGGCCCGGGAGATGCGTAGGCCCTTTGGTAGCTAGTCACTAATATGGCGCTGCCGCGCCGTATGTTTGATACGATTGTCGTGGGGGGCGGGCCAGCCGGTTCGGTGACGGCACTTGTCCTGGCCAGGGCCGGTGAGCGGGTCTTGTTACTTGAAGCAAAGTCCTGCCTCTCGTTTAAGGTTGGGGAGAGCTTGCCTCCGGCGATAAAGCCGCTTCTTCGTGATCTCGGCCTTTGGGATTCATTTGTCGCGGATGGCCATCTGGCTTGCTACGGGAATCAATCGGCGTGGAGCAGCTCGACGCTCCGGTCGACTGAGTTCATCAAAGATCCGCATGGTCACGGATGGCATCTCGACCGCCCTAGATTTGACGCAACGCTCAGGAACGCGGCCCGGCACGCCGGCGTGTGCGTCCATGAAGAATCCAAGGTGGTGGAGGTGCGACGAGCCAGGAAGACATTTGAGGTGGAACTTGGGGCACACGGCAACGTGCGCGGCCGCTGGCTGGCCGATTGCACCGGACGCCTCAGCCTTGTGGCGCGCCAACAAGGTGTCCGCCGGGTCAAACACGACAGCCTGGTCGCATTCGTTACTCTCTTCGCGACAAGGACGACCGAAAGCGAATTCGATTCAGACTCGGCTACGCTCGTTGAGTCCGCGCCTGAAGGCTGGTGGTATACCGCCCTGCTCCCATCCCGCAAAAGAGTTGTCGTTTACCATACCGATGCCGGCACCAGTTCCTCTTCCCTGGCCCGCACCATCTGCGGATATCGATCGCTCTTGCACCGGACGAAACACATCCGCGCGAAAATCTCTCGTCACGGTTATGTGTTCCCGGGCCGACCGAAAGCCGCCGCGGCCAATAGCGCCCGGCTGGAAAAATTTCACGGAGATGATTGGATCGCGGCGGGCGATTCGGCCCTGTCGTTCGACCCCCTGTCCTCGCAGGGAATCCTGACCGCCATCTACGCTGGGCTCAAGGCCGGTCAGACGCTCATTGCACGCAAGGCCGGAGATGAAGGCGCGCTCGGCCGGTACGGCGAGCGGATGGAGTCAATCTACGCCGCCTACCTCGCTCAGCGACACTCATTCTACGGTTATGAACAGCGATGGAGCGGAAAGGATTTTTGGAAAAGGCGCCACGACGGAACACTCCCGAAGTGACCTGTTCATCACCGGGGCGGCCCGCGAAAATGCACGTCAGGTTTGACCTCTAGGAGCGCGGCACGATCCCAATGGCCGAGCGTCGAGGCCGCGTCGTACGCGCCGCGGGCAAAATCGAGCAGCGCCTGATCGGGCTCTGCAGCCTGCCGGACAGCCTCGTAGGGAAGGACGAATTCCTTGAGTTGCGCGTTAAAGCTCGCGGCCGCGGGTTTCACTTTCGCATCAGAAAATCCGCTGGGTTCCGGGTAGGCGTAGGAATAAAAAATCGGATCAGGCATGGCTTCATTTCCCGGCCAGAACCCGAGGCTGCTTACTTCGTGCGAATAAGCCTCGCGCGTGATGGCGTCCGGCAAATGCGGGACGCCGCCGGGATGCTGGGGCGCGCGGCGGCCGGAGAACCGGGTGACGGCCAGGTCGAAGCTCCCCCAGAAAAAATGGACCGGGCTACATTTGCCGCAGAACTCCGCGCGAAATTCCTTAAAGACCCGGTCGCTCTGGAGAAGGACGCGCCAGAAGCGGTTCGCGTATTCCGCGTCGTAAGCGGCGTCCGTTTCGTTTTTCTCGAACGGGACCGCGGGGTCCACTTCATTCGGAGTGGTGTTGATCTCGACCGGCATTTCAAGATCGGCCAACGCGTTCATAACCTCACGATAAAACGCCGCGACTGAGAGCGGTCTCAACTTGATGACCCGAATTTCGCCGCCGCTGGTCAGGATTCGCAGTTGGTGGTCGATGAAATCGAAACGGATTTCAAATGTCGTCGTTCCGTGTGGGATCGGCGATGTCGTTAAGCCGCGCGAGGTAAGATAGAGGGTGACGTGCCAGGAATGATTCGTCCAGGGGGTGAGCGCGAGCCGGATCTTCCCGACGATCTGCGTCCACATGTGAAGAGTCCTGGCGGTCTCCTTCCACTCCGGGAGGGGAAGCGAAGGCCAGAGAGTTTCCGACGAGGCCACGAATTTTACCGGTTGAAGAAATCCACGAAGGAACGCCGGACCTTGTGAAATATTCGGGTCGCGTCGTGAGTTGTGCGGCGGAACATTCTCTTCACATCTTTCAATACGATGTTCTCGTCGGAATTTTCGTCCTCGTCCTGAACCTGATCATCCTCCGCCGGCGGCGGATTGTCGGCGGTGTCCGGGTTCACTTCCACCTGCTCCATGTTCCGGCCCTGATACATTCCCTCGACGCGGGTTACCCGGCCGTCGCTGGCGCGAATGTGGATCGTGCCCACCGGCCGGTTCCTCCGGTCGGCCAGGGCCACGACCCAGATCGGGTTTCCGCGATCGTCGGTCCGCAGCGTGTAACTGGTAAGCGAGAAGGTGACGTGCGATGTCTCCGCGGTATGGGCCGCAACCGAATACGCGCCGGTGGAATCAAGATTCAACTTCGAGGTGTTGATCGTCGCGCCCTGGGTGGAACCGACGACCGAGCGGTTCGGCACGCGCTGCGAGACGACGCGATTGTCTTCCACCACGATCTCGCGCACGCCGTTAGCCGCGTTCTTGTCCTCGACCAAAATCTTCCAGGACCGCGGTTGGGGATCGCCCTCCACGCCGTTGACCGAGACGACGCGATTAACCAGCCCGCGATTGAGCTGCGTGCCGATGACTCGCAACGCCTCGTAGGCGCTCGGGCTTTCCTGGGCCAAAACCGGTCCGGTCGCGAGGAGCAATGCGAGCAGCAATTTCCACATGACGAAAGAGAGCTATGCTTGCGCCGGCTGTCCACCGGGTTTTCGGTAGGGAGTTTGAATAGGCGGCGGCATAGGTTCAGCGTTCACGCGGGTTAATGAAAAAAACGAAGGTCGAATTTTCCAGCCACACCGGCAATCTGGCGCCGATGCGAAAATTCGTGCGCGGATTCCTGGACGCGTATCCGTTTTCCGAAAAGGAACGCATGCTCATGGTGCTGGGAGTAGACGAAGCCTGCACCAATATTATTCGGCACGCTTATCAATTGCGGGACGATCAATTGATCTCGCTCTCCCTGGAAGGATTGCGCCATTGCATTCGAATGCGGTTGCGCGATTACGGGAAGCAAACCGAGGTCCATACCATGAAAGGCCGGGCGCACGATCTGATTCGACCGGGCGGTTTGGGCCTGCACCTGATCCGGAACGCGTTCGACAAGGTGGATTACATTTTGAAGGCGCGGGGGACGGAGCTGGTGATGACGAAGAATCTGGGGAGGGCGGCGTGAGGGTCGTGTCCCCCGTCTTCTGTAGCCGCTTCGCTGTGCGAAGCGAGACGCCGCTCACCGTCGATCTTGCGTCGCCCGCAGGGCGACGGCTACAGAAAAAGCTCTGAAACCATGAAACCGCCTGAAACCGATCCCGCTTTCGAGATTTCGCTGCGGCCGCCGATGTTCAGCGAATTCACCGGCCAGGTGAAGGTTTGCGAGCGCCTGGAACTCCTGGTCGAAGCCGCGAAAAAGCGGGGCGACGTTCTCGAGCACATCCTGCTCAGCGGACCGCCCGGTCTCGGGAAAACCACGCTGGCGAACATCATCGCGAACGCCATGGGGGTCAGCGTGAAAAACACGAGCGGGCCGGTGATCGAAAAGGCCGGAGAGCTGGCCGGTCTTTTGACGAGCCTCGAAAAAGGCGACGTCCTGTTCATCGACGAGATCCATCGGCTTCAGCCAACGATCGAAGAATACCTTTATCCCGCGATGGAGGATTACCGGCTGGACATCATTATCGATCAAGGGCCCCAGGCGCGAAGTCTTCGCCTGCAATTGCCAAAGTTCACCCTGATCGGCGCCACCACCCGCGCGGGGATGGTGAGCGCGCCGTTGCGGTCGCGTTTCGGGATGACGGCGCGGCTCGACTATTATAGCGCGGACGAAATGCATAAGATCATCACGCGCAGCGCCGGGTTGCTCCGCGTGGAAATCGATTCCGCCGGCGCAGCCGAAATCGCCAGCCGCACCCGCGGAACGCCGCGGACCGCCAACAATCTCCTCCGCTGGGTGCGCGACTACGTCCAGGTGAAGGCCGACGGAAAAATCACGGCCGATCTGGCTGACAAAGCGTTGACCATGCTCGAAATCGACCGGGATGGGTTCGATCAGTGGGACAAACGGATCATTGAAACGTTGATCCACAAATTCAACGGCGGGCCGGTGGGATTGAGCTCGCTCGCGGTGGCCGTAGGCGAGGAGGCGGGAACACTCGAGGAAGTGAATGAGCCGTATCTGATTATGGAGGGATATATAAAGCGCACGCCGCAGGGACGGGTGGCGATGCCGAATGCGTACCGGAAGCTAGGGTTGAAAGTGCCGGTGGGGACGCAGGAAGAGTTGTTTGGAAAATGACGAAGAAATGACGAAGCGCCTCCGGCCCTCGCCCTTTTGATCCCGTGGAAAGCGACTTCTTCCAACAAGCGTCCAAGGTCTTCACCGTCGCCGAGCTCACCCGCCAGATCCGCGGGACGCTCGAGACAAAATTTGGCGCAGTCTGGGTGCAGGGAGAAGTCTCTAATCACAAACTGCATCCCTCAGGACATCGCTATTTCACCCTGAAGGACCAGCGCGCGGCCATCTCCTGCGTGATTTTTCGAAATACCCTGCCGCCCGGGGGGCCGCCCATCGCCGATGGCGCGCAGGTCCAGGTTTACGGGAACGTCTCTGTTTTCGAGGCGCGCGGCCAGTATCAGCTTAGCGTGCAAATCCTGCAGACGCGCGGGGCCGGTCTGCTTCAGGCAAAGTTCGAAGCACTCAAGCGCAAGCTGGAAGCGGAAGGCCTTTTTGATTCCGCCCGGAAACGCGCCCTGCCGAAATTCCCAAAACGCATTGGCATCGTCACCTCACCGACCGGCGCGGCGGTTCGCGATATCCTGAATGTGCTGCGCCGGCGGGCGCCAAATGTGGAAGTGCTCATCAGTCCAGTGCGCGTGCAGGGCATCGGCGCGGCGGCGGAAATCGCCACGGCTATTAAGGAGCTAAGCGCGCCGAACACCGCCTGGGCTCCAATAGATTTGATCGTCATTGCGCGTGGCGGCGGCAGCATAGAGGACCTGTGGGAGTTCAATGAGGAAATCGTCGCGCGCGCCATCTTCCACTCCCCTCTCCCGCTCGTGAGTGCGGTCGGTCATGAAATCGATTTCACCATCGGGGATTTTGTCGCCGACCTTCGGGCGCCGACCCCGAGCGCGGCGGCGGAGCTGATTGTGGCCGACGCAGCCGAACTCGCGCGGCGGGTGAACGAGCTGGAGAATTGCCTGAAAAAATATCTGCGCAATTTCCTGCAACAAAGCCTGACGCGTCTGCGTTTTCTCTCCGAGCGGACGCTGGCCCGGGAGCTGACGCAGCGAATGCGCGACACCCAGCAGCAACTGGATCTCACCGCGGAGTCGCTCCGCCGCCGATCAAAACAATTTGTGGCGGACGCGCGGGCGGCCCTTGCCGGGCGCGCGCAGTCTTTGAAGTCGCACGATCCTAAAAGTGAGCTGGCGCTTCGGCGCAGCCACCTGACCGATCTGCATCGGCGTTTTGTCGCCCAGCCACGGCGCTTATGGGAAAGCGCCCAGCAACGCTTCCAGCGCGGCAAAGAAATTCTGCGTGTTCTTGGACCAGAAGCGACGCTTCGCCGCGGCTACAGCATCACCACGAACAGCAAAGGCCAGGTGATTCAAACCGTCGCGGCTGTGCGCGCAAAATCGAAAATTCGCACTCGGGTGGCGGACGGCGAATTTGAGTCGGAAGTTATTGGGCCTCCGGCCCCGCCAAAACCGTAGCGCCGTCACCGGAAACCACGCTTTCCTGGGGAGCGCCGGGGAGAGCCCCAATTTCGGCCTGGAACCTCGCCGGAGTATTCTTATTACCGGCCAGCGTCGCCTGGATTCTTTGGTAAACACCGGTATCGCCGCTCTTCCGAATGACCACAAAACCAGCATCGCCGAAAGGCACCGCCGCCGGGTTAAGAGCGGTATCGTAAACGTAGTTCGAGCTGGCAGCGAAAACCGTGTTGGACGGATCGGTGCTCTTCACTTTGTAAACCTTGAGAGCGCACCTGCCGGAAAGAGTGACTACGGCCTGCGGGCCGCCCGTGCTGTGCACGATGCAATTCGCCCCTGGCGCGCTCAGCATTTCCTGAAGATCTTCTGCCTTCAGATACCCCTTTTGGACCAGTTTAGTGCAGTAGCCCGCCAGATCGATGGCCGGATAATCTCCCGGCCAGGCCGAATCTGCGTCGCCGTTGGCGGCCCCATCGGTCGCCATATGAAAGCCGGCAAGATAGAAGGTGCGAGCATTCTTCATCGTCCGCGTCATCTCTCTTTTGGTGATGGCGTGTCTGATGGTTGGCCAGGCCAGAACGCCGAGCAGGCCGACCACCAGGATCACGACCAACAAGCGAAGCCAGGTAAAACCCGAGGAGGGCCTTCCTGTAGCCGGGGTCGTTGATCCCGGCCTTCGTCGTGCTGGTAACGAACAAGCAGATCTAAGGCGTATTCGGCAACAAGAGAGCGTTCCCAGTGGGAGAGATCCAGGTCGAGCCATTCGCCGCGAAAATATCTGTGTTCGTGCTGCCACCGGTCGGTCCTTCTACTGTGGCCGTTCCGGCCGCTGCATTAACTTTGCACGATTCGACAGTCCCGCTCTGATCGCAACGAATAACGATCGCCTTTTTGCCCTTCCAAACGCCGCCCTTCTGGGTTTGATCGGTCTTATAAACGGCGCTGGCTCCGCCGCTGAAGGGAGCGTCCGCGATCAGCGGAAAGCTCGGAGGCGAAGTCTCCGTCATGCCCAATTCGTAGGCGAAATTGTTAGTCCCGGCTTCGCAGCGGTCGGCCGGCAGAGTCGTTTTTTCATCCGCGACCGACGGCGACCAGGCCGATCTGCCAAGGTAAAATAACTTTTCCGTCGGCAGATAATTCGGAATCAAAAGGGCGAAGGCCTGGTTCGAATTGCTGGCAGCCGTCAACGGCGCCGGCGGGTCGACGGTGCCATCCTTGTCCGGATATTTTCCATCGTTGTCAGCGGCGTAGAGTTTACAGGCGAGCGCAATTTGCTTGGCGTTCGAGAGGTCTTTCGTTTGAGCGCCACGCTCCTGGACGGTGCTATAGACGGGAAGCGCGATGCTGGCGAGAACTGCGATAATCGCGATGACAACCAGCAGTTCGATGAGGGTGAAGGCGGGGGATGAGTCGGGGGATGGGTAGTATGGTTTCATTGTCTGGGGAGGACTGCCGGGAGAATGGCAAAAGCCACCGCCTTGGGTCAAGCGTCAATCTGCGACGCTCTACTTCTCGAGTTTGAACGCCACCACGGCGAGCGGCGGCAGGCTAATCATCAGGGAATGCGTCCGGCCCTGCCAGGGATAATCCTCCGCCTCGAAGCCGCCCATATTGCCGACATTGCCGCCCCCATATGTCTCCGCGTCGGTGTTGATGATTTCGCGATAGAAACCGCCGCCCGGAACGCCGAGGCGATAACCCTGCCGCACGACCGGCGTCGCGTTCACGGCGAAAACGATCACGTCCTCTTCGCGAGACCGCCGGAGAAACGCCACGACGCTGTTATCGGCATCGTGAAAATCGACCCACTCAAAGCCTTCGTGGGTGTCGTCGAGATCCCAGAGAGCGGGCTCGCTTTTATAAACATAGTTGAGGTGTTGCACCAGCCGGCGCAAACCGTCGTGCAGCGGCAGCTCCATCAAATCCCAATCGAGCTCGCGATCGTGATTCCACTCCCGCCGCTGCCCAAACTCGCCTCCCATGAACAGCAGCTTTTTCCCCGGATGCCCATACATCCAGGCGTAGAACATCCGCAGATTGGCGAACTGCTGCCACTCATCGCCCGGCATTTTGTTGATGAGGGAGCGCTTGCCGTGGACCACTTCATCGTGACTGAGCACGAGAATGAAATGCTCCTGGAACGCATACATCAACGAGAAGGTGATGCTGTTGTGATGGAAGCGGCGGAAGATCGGATCCAGCGCCATGTAGTGGAGGAAGTCATGCATCCAGCCCATGTTCCATTTGAAATTGAAACCGAGGCCGCCCAAATGGGTCGGACGCGAAACGCCGGGCCAGGCGGTTGATTCCTCGGCGATGGTCATGACGCCGGGGAAACGCTCGCCACAGACTTCGTTGAAGCGCTTGAGGAAAAAAACCGCTTCCAGGTTTTCGCGGCCGCCAAACGCGTTCGGGACCCATTCGCCCGCCTTGCGTGAGTAATCGAGATAAAGCATCGACGCCACCGCATCCACCCGCAGACCATCAATGTGGTATTTGTCGAGCCAGAAAAGAGCGTTCCCGATGAGGAAATTGCGGACCTCGTTGCGGCCGAAATTAAAAATCAACGTCCCCCAATCCTGATGCTCTCCCTGGCGCGGATCCGCGTGCTCGTAAAGATCGGTCCCGTCGAATTCCGCGAGGCCATGGGCGTCCTTTGGAAAATGGGCCGGGACCCAATCCATGATGACCCCAATCCCGGCCTGATGACACCGGTCGACGAACTGACGGAACTCGTCGGGCGACCCGAGCCGGCTGGTGGGCGCGAAATAATTGGTGACCTGATATCCCCACGAGCCTTCGAAGGGATGTTCCGCGACCGGCATCAGCTCGATGTGGGTGTAACCCATCTCGATCACGTACGGGATCAGCGTGTCGGCTAACTCGAGGTAACTCAAAGACCGCTTGGCTCCATCAGATTTGCGCCGCCAGGAACCGAGATGAACCTCGTAGATGCTGAGGGCGCTGGTGTGCATGCGCCGCTCTTGACGCGATTCAATCCAAGCAGCGTCGCCCCATTTGTAACGCTCCAGATCGTAAACCATCGAGGCGGTCTGGATTCCGTGCTGGCTGAAAAGGCCGAACGGGTCGCTCTTGATCAACAAGGCGCCGGCCAGCGTCCTGATCTCAAATTTGTAATGCACGCCTTCGCCGGCGTCGGGCAAAAATATTTCCCAAACTCCGCTTCCGATCAGTCGCCGCATCGGATTAGTGCGGCCATTCCAGAGGTTGAAATCGCCCACCACGCTGACCCGCTGAGCGTTCGGCGCCCAGACGGCAAAGTAAACGCCCTTCACTTCTCCGATCGTGCGCAGGTGAGCGCCGAATTTTTCGTAGATCTGCAAATGGTTTCCCTCGGAGAAAAGATGCAGATCGATCTCGCCCATGATCGGTCCATAGCGGTAGGGATCGTGCACGACGGCGGTCGAGCCATCCGCTTTGGTCAGGTGAATTTCGTATTCAACATCGCGATCCAGACCGGGAAGGACTGCCTGGAAAAATCCTTCGCGACTCAGCTGCTGGGCGGGAATGCGTTGCGGCTCTTTTCCGGGGAGGACCACGGTGACTTCCTTGGCATCGGGACGGAAAATGCGGACCGCGAGATCGTCCCCGACTTGATGCGGGCCCAGCAGCCGGAAGGGATCGGGGTGCGCGCCTGCCAGAAAGAGATTGAGCTCGTCGACAGGAAAGCCGGTTATTTCAAAGGATCTCATGCGCGAAACATCAATGTTAAAGCTTCCGGGAAAGATGTCGTGCGCGGATTTCCAGGCGGATGCAAAAATCCGGCGGTTATTTATAGATCCAGAGGAGGGCCGCGGGCAGCGCGATTCCTGCGAACAAACAAACCGTGGCCACCATCGGGCGCTGACTGAACCGGTAGGCCATGACGATGCCGATCACAGAAGTCGCCACCAAACCGGCGCCGGCGGCGAGCATGAAATAGCGCAACGGCGTCGGCTCCCGCCCCGGCGTGCCGGGAATATGGGCATCCTTATGAATGAAGGAGAGAGCGGCGAGAGCGGGCGGCGCGATGTAGGTCTTGTCCTTCGTCGACTGATGCCAATTGAACAGCTGCCACGAACCGGTGACGGCGAAGAAAATCAAAATCGGCGCGAAAAGACAGCCCAGATAGAGATGAAGCGAGCGCAGCGATTTCATGTTCCGGTTCGAGATATCACAGTTGCTCCGTGTTCCCAAACCCTGTTTGGGAATGCGACTTTCCGTTTCCATTGCGGGCGGAGCCGTCGCATAGTTGGCCTGCATGGAATCGCCGACGAACGACGCTGCTGCCGAACTGCTTCAAACCTACACGGAAGGGGGCGGCATCAATTATCTCGATGCCGCGGCGACGTTGCCCTCCCGCCCGGCCATTGAAGAGGCCTGCGTCGGCCTGATGAGCTTGATGTTCCCCGGCTTCCATGGGGAGCCGCTGGTCGATTCGAGCGATCTGCCCGATGTCACCCGGAGCCGGATCCGCCGGCTCCACGCGCGGATGAAGCCTGAGATTTCCAAGAGCTTCAACAAACTCGACCGGGACACGGCCGATTCCAAGGCGGATGAGATTCTGAGATGGTTCATGTCCGAGCTTGGCCAACTGCGCCAGGTCTTATGGACCGATGTCGATGCGGCTTACGAAGGCGATCCGGCGGCGACGAGCTACGAAGAAGTGATCGTCGCCTATCCGGCCATCGAAGCGATCGCCATCCAGCGCATGGCGCATCTTCTTTACGAAAAAAAAGTGCCGCTGATTCCGCGGCTCATGACCGAATGGGCCCACACCCGGACCGGAATCGATATTCATCCCGGCGCCCGGATCGGACCGCATTTTTTCATCGACCACGGCACCGGTGTGGTGGTGGGCGAGACCTGTGAGATCGGGGCGCGGGTGAAGTTGTATCACGCGGTGACCCTGGGCGCGCGCAGCTTCCTCAAAGACGAGCATGGCAAAATCAAGAAAGGCGGGAAACGCCATCCGACTTTGGAAGACGACGTGACCATTTATCCAAACT carries:
- a CDS encoding DUF5996 family protein — translated: MASSETLWPSLPLPEWKETARTLHMWTQIVGKIRLALTPWTNHSWHVTLYLTSRGLTTSPIPHGTTTFEIRFDFIDHQLRILTSGGEIRVIKLRPLSVAAFYREVMNALADLEMPVEINTTPNEVDPAVPFEKNETDAAYDAEYANRFWRVLLQSDRVFKEFRAEFCGKCSPVHFFWGSFDLAVTRFSGRRAPQHPGGVPHLPDAITREAYSHEVSSLGFWPGNEAMPDPIFYSYAYPEPSGFSDAKVKPAAASFNAQLKEFVLPYEAVRQAAEPDQALLDFARGAYDAASTLGHWDRAALLEVKPDVHFRGPPR
- the ruvB gene encoding Holliday junction branch migration DNA helicase RuvB, yielding MKPPETDPAFEISLRPPMFSEFTGQVKVCERLELLVEAAKKRGDVLEHILLSGPPGLGKTTLANIIANAMGVSVKNTSGPVIEKAGELAGLLTSLEKGDVLFIDEIHRLQPTIEEYLYPAMEDYRLDIIIDQGPQARSLRLQLPKFTLIGATTRAGMVSAPLRSRFGMTARLDYYSADEMHKIITRSAGLLRVEIDSAGAAEIASRTRGTPRTANNLLRWVRDYVQVKADGKITADLADKALTMLEIDRDGFDQWDKRIIETLIHKFNGGPVGLSSLAVAVGEEAGTLEEVNEPYLIMEGYIKRTPQGRVAMPNAYRKLGLKVPVGTQEELFGK
- a CDS encoding AraC family transcriptional regulator, which produces MVCNDEAIAWRDVPQGWRQLWGDFDRLGVSLQWHDFRTERSLDWGQSFRPRSLEFCLNVAGRGAVGREADYVSSSAGYYAVADEPLRASRQARDHHQFVTVEFSNDHLQRQLADCEADLEPQLRAAIFPEKERPIVSSARPMTAEQHQVVSTLLTPPVSKPAQALWYQSKALELMSHFLFAPKDPELFCMRQKRVARDRVERTKELLARDLAQPPTLEMLGREVGCSPFYLSRSFSREVGLTIPQYLRKLRMERAAELLRSGRYNVTEAATEVGYASLSHFSKAFCETIGCCPVLYPMAKNVILDR
- a CDS encoding tryptophan 7-halogenase encodes the protein MFDTIVVGGGPAGSVTALVLARAGERVLLLEAKSCLSFKVGESLPPAIKPLLRDLGLWDSFVADGHLACYGNQSAWSSSTLRSTEFIKDPHGHGWHLDRPRFDATLRNAARHAGVCVHEESKVVEVRRARKTFEVELGAHGNVRGRWLADCTGRLSLVARQQGVRRVKHDSLVAFVTLFATRTTESEFDSDSATLVESAPEGWWYTALLPSRKRVVVYHTDAGTSSSSLARTICGYRSLLHRTKHIRAKISRHGYVFPGRPKAAAANSARLEKFHGDDWIAAGDSALSFDPLSSQGILTAIYAGLKAGQTLIARKAGDEGALGRYGERMESIYAAYLAQRHSFYGYEQRWSGKDFWKRRHDGTLPK
- a CDS encoding LodA/GoxA family CTQ-dependent oxidase — translated: MAADKTIVSAKIHPGIGVARVGNSKSEFFVGPEVPHPTPAPLDYYKDATGALKRQAAKFRIYGYNAAGEVIGELNASNAEIVWTVHVANKKAAWFNFETAMDIPEATACVLRNAGVVGEKRSQLIIDPGPRSIKGEKGAPAQKFDTGEFFGTKVYLGELTTDELGNLIFLGGRGESNSPFPNNPPYTFANNDGWHDDTSDGPVSAEVRVKGKSIPVDPAWVVTAPPNYAPEIVSVQTMYDLLYDTYQKVWIKPVTKPSFTEHIFPILQQFCDAQWVNYGFHVQFGWRSPYDFLQPDYFDKLHRVVSNDGLPDLFHEVRLQLFNIFRDPASSALNVLAWPQMYGDAVTIPATGPRSLLALTTTQYQFLRLWASGQFEDDWPAGGPKYPGKLAEVELRDRPATLDKAALWFCLGGPFHPGCEMTWPMRRRTMYYAPFRVRPRAPNQSEPDYGTTLTPEVATGEFGPLYANGPGDLTRWMAVPWQTDTASCRAGYESGYDPFIPTFWPARVPNHVLTEEAYQQVMNKKLPLEKRVLAFNTRAVWYRFLLGGTLAQIKQMISDFGKLGVVERRAGPKDKLPVFPPDLYVESQTGFAQTVSAARNLRVGPAEKVTRQQNRRALAERAEGAMPRGIEDFANLANRAKWKTPADSL
- a CDS encoding ATP-binding protein, which produces MKKTKVEFSSHTGNLAPMRKFVRGFLDAYPFSEKERMLMVLGVDEACTNIIRHAYQLRDDQLISLSLEGLRHCIRMRLRDYGKQTEVHTMKGRAHDLIRPGGLGLHLIRNAFDKVDYILKARGTELVMTKNLGRAA